Proteins encoded within one genomic window of Humulus lupulus chromosome 1, drHumLupu1.1, whole genome shotgun sequence:
- the LOC133816630 gene encoding uncharacterized protein LOC133816630: MGRLKYAIVAIDYYTKWVEAESMSTITSKKALDFDINNIVCQYGLPHKIMSDNRKQFDSIHFIDFFERHAIVKSFSAVARPQANGKMDAMSNILNTKEKAKSLKEQVARRVAPLLMGIPDHRNNFNWTYSLLDGLRM, from the coding sequence ATGGGCAGATTGAAATATGCCATTGTAGCCATCgattattacaccaagtgggtcgaggcggAATCAATGAGCACAATTACCTCCAAGAAGGCCCTAGACTTCGACATCAACAATATTGTGTGCCAAtacggcctccctcacaaaatcatgTCCGACAacaggaagcaatttgatagcatccacttcatCGACTTCTTTGAAAGACATgcaatcgtcaaaagcttctccgcagtcgcAAGGCCTCAAGCAAATGGGAAAATGGACGCCATGAGCAATATTTTGAACACTAAAGAAAAAGCTAAAAGCTTGAAGGAGCAAGTGGCTAGAAGAGTTGCCCCGCTtcttatgggcataccggaccataGAAACAACTTCAACTGGACATACTCCCTACTTGATGGTCTACGGATGTGA